From the uncultured Methanomethylovorans sp. genome, the window CTTTGTATCGATAATCGTAGAAATTAAGAATACTTCATAAACAACATTAAAAGAGCGTTATGTGTAAAAAAGAGAGGAGAAGCATGTAATGCTACTTCCCCGAATGTACACATTCTCATAATTGGGACTTCAATTTCTCCTCAATCAGCTTCATGAGTTTTTCATTACCTACTGCCTTTGCACTTTCATACAATGAAGAAGCAGCGACCAGAGTTTTCATACCCTCGAATTCCATTCCCATCTGTCGTATGCTCTCACTTGTCATTTCATTATCTAGTTTGTATTTCTTCATTAGCTCAAACAGTTCTTTATTATCCGCTTTTAGTCCCTCGATCTCTTCCCTGTTCCTTGCATCTGCCTCTTCCAACAGTTCCTTGTTAGTGAAAATGAAATCTGCCTCACATTTAAGGTATGCTTCTATGAGCTTGTCAATATCAGGCAGGTGATAGAAATCCCTGGACCCGCCCAGGCTGTGACCCATCATTGTTTCTGCATAATCCGTCTGTACATCCCTACGAGTCAGGACATTACTGAAATACTTACGCAACAAATGTCCTCTCACATCGTTCCAATCAAAAGAATCTCCTGTTGGTGGGTGTAATTTCCGGTACATAGCCAGTAAAGAAGTCGTTGACAGCTTCCTGTAAGCATCACTATCCCTGGCACCTGGAACAGGCTCTCCTATCTTCTTCTTCACAAACAAATAGTTATTATCAGAGGTCACCTTGCGCTTATGATAGCTTAGCATGGAGTTATGTGTTTTATGGACTGGGGGAGTGTTTCTGTAATTCAGGTACTCGTCAATGGTCTCAGTAGCTTCCTTGGATAAGAACGTGATGAACTTGACAGGAGAAGTGTTCCTGGTCTTTTGTCTGCGCAAATCCTTCAGAACAGTTATACCGGAAGGATGCCTGCCGCTCTTGAACTGATCTACCCGCAAATTGACCAGATCAGCATTTGATAAACCTGAACTTACCTGAGCGAGTATCAACGCTTTTTCAAGAACATCTGCCTTCTCAAGCATCTCAGTGATCGTTTGTTTATTAACTGCCACACCAGTATGGGTCTTTACCTTTGAGTCAGTGTCCTCATAGATGATCTTGCGTGTGGCCCTTGGTACTGTGAAACCGAAATGCTCATAGAAACCGACCATATCGGAAAAGTATGTGTGTACCGTGCCCGGGGAAAGAGGTTTACCTGTTTTCTTACCAATACGGTTTAGCAAGTATTTTTTATACTTGGAAAGTCTTCTGACATACATGTACTCTACGGGCGAGGCATCGCTCTTCCTATCGTTTCTGGCCTCATTCAACAGCTCATCGGCTGTTGCGTGGGACTCATTGGCTTCAAGGAACATCCGCAAGGATATGCGATGTCTTTCTCTGGACTCAGGAACGAACAGTTCGTTCCAACTTTCGAATTTATCATCCAAGGTGGTGTCTCCTAACATAATAAAGTTATACTAGGTTATTACAATCTATGTATAAAGTTAGTATTGGGATGCATTAGAACCATACTGAAATAAACTGCACTTTGCGGGTTAAATATCTATCCTGAAGGAATCAATAATGCTGAAGATAGGAATAGTCGGATGCGGAACAATAGGTACTAGCATCTGTAAAGCGATCGATGATGGCTTGATAGAAACAGAACTTTATGCCATATATGATAGGAACGCTGAAAACGTTGGAAGACTTAAGGCCTCCCTGATCAATCTTCGGCCTCAGGTGATGGAAATTGAAGAAATGGTCAAACATATAGATCTGCTCGTGGAATGCGCTTCCCAGGAAGCAGTCTATGAAGTGGTACCTGCTGCCCTGCACGCAGGATGCGATGTTATGATTATGAGCGTGGGAGCTTTTGCAGATGAAAGGCTTTTCAAAACCGTGTACGAGATTGCAAAAGAAATGAACTGTAAGATATATTTGCCATCTGGTGCAATCGCAGGACTTGATGGACTTAAATCAGCGGCTTCAGACAAAATATATTCGGTAACATTAACAACACAGAAACCTCCTGCCGGATTGGCAGGTGCTCCCTTTGTCATACAGAACAACATCAAGCTGGACGAGATAAAAAGCAAGACTGTTATCTTTGAAGGCAAGGCGAGCGAAGCTGTTAAAGGATTTCCAGCAAATGTGAATGTAGCTGCCACCCTAAGCTTGGCAGGGATAGGTCTTGAAAAAACTAAAGTGAAGATCATAGCCAATCCCGCATTGAGCCGAAATATACACGAGATCACGGTGGAAGGTACCTTTGGCAAATTAACTTCAAAGGTTGAGAACGTACCGTCGCCAAGTAATCCAAAGAGCAGTTATTTAGCACCACTTTCTGCTATTGCAACATTGAAAAAGATCATAGATCCACTGCAAGTAGGCACCTAAAAAAGAAATAGCAGTTGATTGATAGCGCGTTTTAAAAACGTACTATGTGTTTATAGATTACTTTAACAAGATATAAATCAAAATAATACCTCAATGCAGTGATCGTATGCAGGATACAAGAGAACTGATTGAAAAGATAGCTGAACTCAAAAAGAAGCGAAATGCTGTGATCCTTGCTCACAACTATGTACGTGGGGAGATCCTGGATATTGCTGATTTTATAGGGGACTCACTTGAGCTCAGCCAGAAAGCCGTACAGCTTGATGCAGATGTAATAGTCTTCTGTGGAGTGCATTTCATGGCAGAGAGCGCTGCTGTGCTTAGTCCCCATAAAACTGTACTTATTCCTGAAATAGATGCAAGGTGCCCCATGGCTGATATGGTAAGAGTGGATTCCCTGCGCAGCCTCAAACAACAACATCCTAATGCTGCTGTGGTATGC encodes:
- a CDS encoding tyrosine-type recombinase/integrase is translated as MDDKFESWNELFVPESRERHRISLRMFLEANESHATADELLNEARNDRKSDASPVEYMYVRRLSKYKKYLLNRIGKKTGKPLSPGTVHTYFSDMVGFYEHFGFTVPRATRKIIYEDTDSKVKTHTGVAVNKQTITEMLEKADVLEKALILAQVSSGLSNADLVNLRVDQFKSGRHPSGITVLKDLRRQKTRNTSPVKFITFLSKEATETIDEYLNYRNTPPVHKTHNSMLSYHKRKVTSDNNYLFVKKKIGEPVPGARDSDAYRKLSTTSLLAMYRKLHPPTGDSFDWNDVRGHLLRKYFSNVLTRRDVQTDYAETMMGHSLGGSRDFYHLPDIDKLIEAYLKCEADFIFTNKELLEEADARNREEIEGLKADNKELFELMKKYKLDNEMTSESIRQMGMEFEGMKTLVAASSLYESAKAVGNEKLMKLIEEKLKSQL
- a CDS encoding aspartate dehydrogenase, whose protein sequence is MLKIGIVGCGTIGTSICKAIDDGLIETELYAIYDRNAENVGRLKASLINLRPQVMEIEEMVKHIDLLVECASQEAVYEVVPAALHAGCDVMIMSVGAFADERLFKTVYEIAKEMNCKIYLPSGAIAGLDGLKSAASDKIYSVTLTTQKPPAGLAGAPFVIQNNIKLDEIKSKTVIFEGKASEAVKGFPANVNVAATLSLAGIGLEKTKVKIIANPALSRNIHEITVEGTFGKLTSKVENVPSPSNPKSSYLAPLSAIATLKKIIDPLQVGT